A portion of the Acidobacteriota bacterium genome contains these proteins:
- a CDS encoding cupin domain-containing protein, producing MRRALATALALGALLPGGASATVSGAVFELEELRHRLAGTEGPWLEFFANANLRTGLYRLPAGSEDLQNPHAEDEIYFVLRGKAVISIAGEDRPVGSGAVIFVAAEVEHRFHSITEDLDVLVFFAR from the coding sequence GTGAGGCGTGCACTGGCGACGGCGTTAGCGCTAGGCGCTTTGCTCCCCGGCGGTGCCTCGGCGACAGTGTCCGGCGCCGTCTTCGAGTTGGAAGAACTCCGCCATCGCCTCGCCGGCACCGAAGGCCCCTGGCTCGAGTTCTTCGCCAATGCCAACCTGCGTACCGGCCTCTATCGGCTGCCGGCTGGATCCGAGGACCTCCAGAACCCCCACGCCGAGGACGAGATCTACTTCGTCCTTCGCGGCAAGGCGGTGATTTCCATCGCCGGCGAGGACCGGCCGGTAGGGAGTGGAGCGGTGATCTTCGTGGCGGCCGAGGTGGAGCATCGTTTTCACTCGATCACCGAGGACCTGGACGTGCTGGTCTTCTTCGCTCGTTGA
- a CDS encoding DUF6116 family protein codes for MAHSPSDTRRKSFIENFAGRLKYPQLFFVTAAVFLIDLVLPDMIPFADEIMLGLLTVFLGRLRRPEAAQDDDHDDGFHRRRPKNVTPPGTDRR; via the coding sequence ATGGCTCACTCTCCCAGCGACACCCGGCGAAAGAGCTTCATCGAAAACTTCGCCGGCCGACTCAAGTATCCACAGCTGTTCTTCGTCACGGCGGCGGTCTTCTTGATCGACCTCGTCCTGCCGGACATGATCCCCTTTGCGGACGAGATCATGCTCGGCCTGTTGACCGTTTTCCTCGGTCGCTTGCGGCGGCCGGAGGCCGCCCAGGACGACGACCACGACGATGGATTCCACCGGCGGCGCCCGAAGAACGTGACGCCTCCTGGAACGGACCGGCGGTGA
- a CDS encoding GNAT family N-acetyltransferase: MSEITLRPMTEADLPFMRRVYAGTRVEELAQVPWSDGEKQAFLDMQFHAQHTYYQEHFADAAFDVIEADGEPVGRLYVDRREDEIRLIDIALLPEHRRGGIGGRLVKELLAEAGEAGLLVRIHVEQNNPAMTLYKRLGFRMIEEQGVYYLMEWVPEP; the protein is encoded by the coding sequence ATGTCCGAGATCACATTGCGACCGATGACCGAGGCGGACCTACCGTTCATGCGGCGGGTCTATGCCGGCACGCGGGTAGAGGAGTTGGCTCAGGTGCCCTGGAGTGATGGAGAGAAGCAGGCCTTTCTCGATATGCAGTTCCACGCCCAGCACACCTACTACCAAGAGCACTTTGCGGATGCCGCCTTCGATGTGATCGAGGCCGATGGCGAGCCGGTCGGCCGGCTGTACGTGGATCGGCGCGAGGACGAGATTCGCCTGATCGATATCGCTCTTCTGCCGGAGCATCGGCGCGGCGGCATCGGCGGCCGGTTGGTGAAGGAGCTGCTGGCGGAGGCCGGCGAGGCCGGCCTGCTCGTCCGCATTCACGTCGAACAGAATAACCCGGCGATGACCCTGTACAAACGCCTCGGCTTTCGCATGATTGAGGAGCAGGGCGTCTACTACCTGATGGAGTGGGTGCCGGAACCGTAA
- a CDS encoding tail fiber protein yields MSEPFTAEIRIFAGNFAPRGWAFCNGQLLPIAQNTALFSLIGTTYGGDGRTTTALPNLKGRLPMHPGRGPGLTSRRLGQRGGVEMVTLSEAQMPNHTHQLIGSGEDGNSQNPQNHHFGAGTDMYRSPSGTTLESMADQTLPSAGGSQAHNNLQPFLVMNFIIALVGLYPSRG; encoded by the coding sequence TTTCGCCGGCAACTTCGCGCCGCGTGGTTGGGCCTTTTGCAATGGGCAACTCTTGCCGATCGCTCAGAACACGGCACTGTTCTCGCTCATCGGCACGACCTATGGGGGCGATGGCCGGACAACGACGGCCCTGCCCAACCTGAAGGGCCGGCTGCCGATGCATCCAGGCCGGGGGCCTGGGCTGACCTCGCGCCGTCTCGGGCAGCGGGGCGGCGTGGAGATGGTGACCCTCTCCGAAGCGCAGATGCCCAATCATACCCACCAGCTCATCGGCTCTGGGGAAGACGGCAACTCGCAGAATCCCCAAAACCATCACTTCGGCGCCGGCACCGACATGTACCGGTCGCCGTCGGGGACGACGCTGGAATCGATGGCGGACCAAACCTTGCCTTCGGCCGGAGGCAGCCAGGCGCACAACAACCTGCAGCCGTTCTTGGTCATGAACTTCATCATTGCCCTGGTTGGGCTGTATCCGTCGCGAGGCTGA